Proteins encoded in a region of the Takifugu flavidus isolate HTHZ2018 chromosome 10, ASM371156v2, whole genome shotgun sequence genome:
- the irx1a gene encoding iroquois-class homeodomain protein IRX-1a: protein MSFPQLGYPQYLSASQAVYGSDRPGVLTPSSRGGSTEIGGSPSATAAAVTSVLGMYASPYAHNYSAFLPYTSADLALFSQMGSQYELKDSPGVHPASFAAHTAPAFYPYGQFQYGDPARPKNATRESTSTLKAWLNEHRKNPYPTKGEKIMLAIITKMTLTQVSTWFANARRRLKKENKMTWGGRSKDGEDGNLFGSGDEAEKNEDEEEIDLESIDIDKIDDNDGDQSNDDDDDKSTEGSREHRGGAVGGAELDSLERRRAFALQAHEAFDKSKSAISVHPGSKENPDGNNNTRVLSPDRPGNFPLPSSIKPKIWSLAETATSPDSSSQKPTSPCNPASTTHSSAPPHQIQAHPAFLPSHGLYTCQIGKFHNWTNGAFLGQNSLLNVRSFLGVNQHHHHHHHHHGHHLPTQQQQPTSVVVSPVAAAAALSVDSKASPETHSPKHIEHENGVRSDSPPSQTLKSPFRPIHDRSSLLSSSRSPQDATQRVLTALSSA, encoded by the exons ATGTCGTTCCCGCAGCTTGGCTACCCTCAGTATTTAAGTGCCTCCCAGGCGGTGTACGGCAGCGACAGACCGGGAGTGCTCACGCCTTCGTCCCGGGGAGGAAGCACTGAAATCGGGGGAAGTCCTTCTGCAACCGCAGCGGCGGTTACGTCGGTGTTGGGCATGTACGCCAGTCCTTACGCACACAACTACAGCGCTTTTTTACCTTACACCAGCGCGGATTTGGCTCTTTTCTCACAAATG GGATCCCAGTATGAACTCAAGGACAGCCCCGGTGTCCACCCTGCCAGCTTCGCGGCCCACACGGCCCCGGCTTTTTATCCATACGGCCAGTTTCAGTACGGGGACCCGGCCAGGCCCAAAAACGCCACCCGGGAGAGCACCAGCACCCTGAAGGCATGGCTCAACGAGCACAGGAAGAACCCGTATCCGACCAAAGGGGAGAAGATCATGCTGGCCATCATCACCAAGATGACCCTGACGCAGGTCTCCACGTGGTTCGCCAACGCCAGGAGGAGGCTCAAGAAGGAGAACAAGATGACGTGGGGCGGTAGGAGCAAAGACGGCGAGGACGGGAACCTGTTCGGCAGCGGGGACGAGGCGGAGAAAAACGAAGACGAGGAAGAGATCGATCTGGAGAGCATCGATATCGACAAGATCGACGACAACGACGGGGATCAGAGcaacgacgacgacgacgataaGTCAACGGAGGGCAGCAGGGAGCACAGGGGGGGCGCGGTGGGGGGCGCGGAGTTGGACAGCTTGGAGAGAAGACGGGCCTTCGCCCTGCAGGCCCACGAGGCCTTTGACAAATCGAAGAGCGCAATTTCAGTTCACCCAGGGAGTAAAGAGAACCCGGACGGCAACAACAACACCCGAGTTCTGTCCCCCGACAGACCCGGAAACTTTCCGCTACCATCCAGCATCAAGCCCAAAATCTGGTCGTTAGCAGAAACCGCGACGTCCCCCGACAGTTCGTCCCAGAAACCGACGTCCCCCTGCAACCCGGCGTCCACCACGCACTCGTCGGCGCCTCCTCACCAGATCCAGGCCCATCCGGCCTTCCTGCCCAGCCACGGACTTTACACATGCCAGATCGGGAAGTTCCACAACTGGACGAACGGCGCTTTCCTGGGCCAGAACTCTCTGCTGAACGTGAGGTCGTTTCTGGGAGtaaaccagcaccaccaccaccatcaccaccaccacggcCACCACCTGccgacccagcagcagcagccgacTTCGGTGGTGGTGTCCCCGgtagcagctgctgcagcgctcAGCGTCGACAGCAAGGCCTCGCCAGAGACGCACAGTCCAAAGCACATAG AGCACGAAAATGGTGTCAGATCCGATTCGCCTCCCTCGCAGACCCTGAAGTCCCCCTTCAGACCCATCCACGACAG atcctctctgctctccagctctCGGAGCCCGCAGGACGCCACGCAGCGGGTTCTCACTGCTCTCTCCTCGGCTTGA